The proteins below come from a single Edaphobacter acidisoli genomic window:
- a CDS encoding Ig-like domain repeat protein — MLAKRSRLASFTIAWIFILLISATISHAQVSYTTTWVGNTYSTIPTYVGNAMRSMWVAPEGVIYTASMWDESQGSINVYQNGHKINTIGAHGEEQGGAISGDATDLFSALQFNTTLGGSGFIARYNRSTGVRDLTWSASSDKTERRADVITGIADTGTLVYVSDHPDNLVRCYTTAGVWQSDWSLTDPGAIAVDGSGNIWVAQMSEGTIQEFAPTGTMLSTISMGSSARPSAMYYDSVNNQLMVGDQGPNMNIQIYGNLSTTPSVVGTFGVQGGYLDSTTGSKGQTGSQRFTRIVGIGKDASGNLYVLNNPWGGTWDLGRNGKTDLHAYNSSGVLQYTLQALNFEGDAAFDPGTDGAYLYSGQDVYNYTGTGGAGYVGNSVDALDNPTDPRLDITSQSRGFDFGLMADVNGHRILAAAGQNSDAFLFSYFPTNQYVSVPFGSLPGQATSPAGYTYANYFNTTARIRNGFCLDTNGDIWVGLDKTNAITHYPLTGFDANGMPIWGPPTTTPTPSTIAPLGGIEYIPSTDTMVLMNANGTDWTSLGGRVEVYHGWKAGHTTNPDLVINLKTAQNPKGRTAAGNYLFISYVHTVPDIDAYNLTTGADDLTMTSADPNVAVGNDVDSMYGIRAYQTSNGDYLISKDNYNENSIVIHRMTVVPTPDFKVSASPSSQTAAPGNSAAYTTTIGALNGFTDTVNLSVTGLPTGATAAFSPASITTSGSSTLTVSTATTTPPGTYPLTVTGTTSTLSRTATVTLVVPGPPDFNTSASPSSQTVTQGNSTTYTASISPLSGFTGTVAFSVSGLPAGATASFTPASITASGNSTLAVSTASTTPTGTYTLTITGTDGTLSHSATVTLVVATPDFSISAAPSSQTAAPGNSATFTTTIGALNGFTGTVNLSVTGLPTGATASFTPASVSTSGSSTLTVSTATRTPTGAYTLTILGTDGSLSHSATATLVVNANAGGLPTGWTDLDVGGVILAGSASYSNGTFTVNGAGTSIGGTADQFNYAYQAVASTDYTITARVVSLTDTNSGAQAGVMIRETLAAGSTMADINLTPANGVTWVYRSTTGAGGSRSPGFVAPYWVRVVRSGNTFISYYSPDGVNWTQQGTVTISMASNAYIGLVVSSRAASELATGTFDNVSITTPEKQSLTITPQSATTTYGNATTTLTATAAFSGSTPPSGSLILQVGSGSQMAGVCTVSGNTETCTADYPTASLAAGTSTITVTYAGDTNYAPASASATLTVNEAGNVQLVTTTALTLQNDGSYQATVTVSNTGGIAAQDVALTGVSVGSASGTPVPQSLGNIAPGAHVTSVVSVPASAGAPGSAAIAKVTGTYTGGTFGGSSRTTLP; from the coding sequence GTGCTTGCAAAACGAAGTCGGCTAGCATCCTTCACGATCGCCTGGATTTTCATTCTGCTGATAAGCGCGACGATCAGCCATGCTCAAGTGAGTTACACGACGACGTGGGTAGGCAACACGTATTCGACTATCCCCACCTACGTGGGGAACGCCATGCGCTCTATGTGGGTGGCGCCGGAGGGCGTTATCTACACCGCGTCCATGTGGGACGAGAGCCAGGGAAGCATTAACGTCTACCAGAATGGCCATAAGATAAACACCATCGGCGCGCATGGCGAGGAACAGGGCGGAGCGATCAGCGGCGATGCGACCGATCTCTTCTCCGCGCTGCAATTCAATACCACTCTTGGCGGCAGCGGCTTCATCGCCCGATACAACCGGAGCACCGGTGTACGGGACCTGACATGGTCGGCGAGTTCGGACAAGACTGAGCGGCGCGCAGACGTCATCACAGGGATTGCCGATACTGGCACGCTCGTTTATGTCAGCGACCATCCGGACAACCTGGTGCGTTGCTACACGACCGCTGGCGTGTGGCAATCGGACTGGAGCCTCACGGATCCCGGCGCGATCGCGGTCGACGGATCGGGGAACATCTGGGTCGCGCAGATGAGCGAGGGCACGATCCAGGAGTTCGCACCGACGGGAACCATGCTGAGCACCATCAGTATGGGTTCCAGCGCGCGGCCTTCCGCGATGTACTACGACAGCGTCAATAACCAGTTGATGGTCGGCGATCAGGGGCCGAACATGAACATTCAAATATACGGAAATCTGTCGACCACTCCGTCCGTGGTGGGCACCTTCGGCGTGCAGGGTGGATATCTGGACTCGACTACGGGTAGTAAGGGACAGACAGGAAGCCAGCGCTTCACGCGTATCGTCGGCATCGGGAAGGACGCCTCCGGAAACCTGTACGTCCTCAACAATCCTTGGGGAGGAACATGGGATCTGGGACGTAACGGCAAGACCGACCTTCACGCCTACAACAGCTCCGGCGTGCTGCAGTACACGCTGCAGGCGCTGAACTTCGAAGGCGATGCTGCCTTCGATCCCGGCACGGATGGAGCTTACCTCTACAGCGGTCAGGACGTTTACAACTACACCGGTACCGGTGGGGCAGGATACGTCGGCAACAGCGTTGATGCGCTCGACAATCCGACAGACCCACGCCTGGATATAACCAGCCAGAGCCGCGGGTTCGACTTCGGCCTGATGGCAGACGTCAACGGTCATCGCATCCTCGCGGCCGCGGGCCAGAACTCCGATGCATTTCTCTTCTCCTACTTTCCCACCAACCAGTACGTATCGGTTCCTTTTGGCTCTCTGCCGGGCCAGGCCACTTCTCCGGCAGGTTATACCTACGCCAACTACTTCAATACGACAGCCCGTATCAGGAACGGATTTTGCCTCGACACGAACGGGGACATCTGGGTGGGGCTCGACAAGACCAACGCGATCACCCATTACCCGCTGACCGGATTCGACGCCAACGGCATGCCGATCTGGGGACCGCCGACGACCACTCCGACGCCCTCGACCATCGCCCCCCTGGGCGGCATCGAGTACATTCCATCCACCGACACGATGGTCCTGATGAACGCGAACGGCACCGATTGGACTTCACTGGGCGGCCGGGTCGAGGTGTACCACGGCTGGAAGGCGGGCCACACCACCAATCCCGACCTGGTCATCAACCTGAAGACCGCGCAGAACCCCAAGGGGCGGACGGCTGCAGGCAATTATCTGTTCATCTCGTATGTCCACACCGTGCCCGATATCGACGCCTACAACTTAACGACCGGCGCCGATGATCTCACGATGACCAGCGCCGATCCGAACGTTGCCGTGGGCAATGACGTGGACTCGATGTACGGCATTCGGGCGTATCAGACGAGCAACGGCGACTATCTGATCAGCAAGGACAATTACAACGAGAACTCGATCGTCATTCACAGGATGACTGTCGTGCCGACGCCTGACTTCAAGGTCTCGGCTTCTCCGAGTTCGCAGACGGCGGCGCCAGGCAATAGCGCAGCTTACACAACAACCATCGGTGCGCTGAACGGGTTCACCGACACCGTGAACCTCAGTGTGACCGGCTTGCCTACCGGCGCGACAGCAGCCTTCAGCCCCGCGTCCATCACTACCTCCGGAAGCTCGACGCTGACGGTCTCGACAGCGACGACCACTCCTCCAGGCACGTATCCGTTGACGGTCACGGGCACCACCAGCACTCTGTCACGCACGGCGACGGTGACGCTGGTCGTTCCTGGACCGCCTGACTTCAACACCTCGGCAAGTCCGAGTTCGCAGACGGTAACGCAGGGCAACAGCACCACCTACACTGCGTCGATCAGTCCTCTGAGCGGCTTCACCGGCACGGTGGCCTTCAGCGTGAGCGGGTTGCCCGCCGGCGCGACGGCAAGTTTCACCCCCGCGTCGATCACCGCTTCCGGAAACTCAACACTGGCGGTCTCGACAGCATCGACCACGCCAACAGGCACCTACACGCTGACGATCACAGGCACCGACGGCACGTTGTCGCACTCCGCCACCGTTACGCTGGTTGTGGCAACGCCTGACTTCAGCATCTCGGCTGCGCCGAGTTCGCAGACAGCGGCTCCAGGCAACAGCGCGACCTTCACCACAACCATCGGTGCACTGAACGGCTTCACCGGCACGGTGAACCTTAGTGTGACCGGCTTGCCTACCGGCGCGACGGCAAGCTTCACCCCTGCGTCGGTCTCCACCTCCGGAAGCTCGACGCTAACGGTTTCGACAGCGACGAGGACGCCAACAGGCGCCTACACGCTGACGATTCTGGGCACCGATGGCAGCCTGTCGCACTCGGCGACTGCCACTCTGGTAGTCAATGCAAATGCAGGCGGCCTGCCGACGGGCTGGACGGATCTGGATGTTGGGGGCGTGATCCTTGCCGGCAGCGCCAGTTACAGCAACGGCACGTTCACGGTGAACGGCGCCGGAACCAGCATCGGCGGCACAGCCGATCAGTTCAACTACGCGTATCAGGCGGTCGCGAGCACGGACTACACGATCACGGCCCGGGTAGTCAGCTTGACCGATACCAACAGCGGCGCGCAGGCAGGCGTGATGATCCGCGAGACGCTCGCTGCAGGTTCGACGATGGCGGACATCAACCTCACACCTGCGAACGGCGTCACCTGGGTCTATCGCTCAACCACCGGCGCAGGCGGAAGCAGAAGCCCCGGATTTGTGGCTCCCTATTGGGTCCGCGTCGTGCGCAGCGGCAACACCTTCATCAGTTACTACTCCCCGGATGGCGTGAACTGGACCCAGCAAGGCACAGTCACGATATCGATGGCGAGTAATGCCTACATCGGATTGGTGGTCAGCAGCCGGGCCGCCTCCGAGTTGGCCACAGGCACATTCGATAATGTGTCTATCACGACACCGGAGAAACAGTCTCTGACGATCACTCCTCAGTCGGCGACGACAACCTACGGCAACGCGACCACGACGCTGACGGCAACCGCCGCCTTTAGCGGCAGCACTCCTCCGAGCGGATCGTTGATCCTCCAGGTGGGCAGTGGCAGCCAGATGGCGGGTGTTTGTACCGTGAGCGGTAACACGGAGACGTGCACGGCCGACTACCCAACGGCCAGTCTCGCGGCTGGCACGAGCACCATCACGGTCACGTATGCGGGAGATACCAATTACGCACCAGCCTCGGCTTCTGCAACGTTGACGGTGAACGAAGCGGGGAATGTTCAACTCGTGACGACCACGGCGCTCACCTTACAAAACGACGGCAGCTATCAGGCGACGGTGACGGTAAGCAACACTGGAGGCATCGCCGCACAGGACGTCGCGCTCACGGGCGTGTCCGTGGGCAGTGCGAGTGGCACGCCGGTGCCCCAGTCACTAGGCAACATCGCTCCCGGCGCGCACGTCACCAGTGTCGTAAGCGTTCCAGCCAGTGCAGGCGCTCCCGGCAGTGCTGCCATCGCGAAGGTCACTGGCACTTACACAGGCGGAACCTTCGGTGGGAGCAGCCGCACGACGCTGCCCTGA
- the uxuA gene encoding mannonate dehydratase, whose amino-acid sequence MLLEQTWRWFGPEDRVTLRDARETGATGIVAALHEIPAGEVWPVETIRARQDVVRAAKLEWSVVESLDVTERIKMRAPGWQRDVDNFAQSVRNLAQCGIRTVAYNWMPLFSWMRTHLHEPAPKGGFTTRFSATAFAAFDLFMLKRKSAEEEWGEDAIASAHAYFKRLSPAERETLCETILAGLPGGHHRLTLKQTEEMLRGYAGISREDVRGTLAEFLERVCPVAEECGVRLCIHPDDPPRALLGLPRIVSTADDLRWILEQHDGDANSLTFCTGALGVRADNDLRAMVAEFAPRIGFLHLRSTERDPEIIAGIESFFEVAHLEGQADLIGIAIEIMREVRRRELGGDERTLPFRADHGQELLNDRERGAAPGYPAVGRLRGLAELRGAFTMAERWMTKVEQECRIP is encoded by the coding sequence ATGTTACTGGAGCAGACCTGGCGTTGGTTCGGGCCCGAGGACCGTGTCACATTGCGAGATGCCCGCGAGACTGGGGCAACGGGCATCGTAGCCGCGCTGCATGAGATCCCGGCGGGTGAAGTATGGCCGGTTGAGACGATTCGAGCGCGTCAGGATGTCGTTCGCGCAGCAAAGCTGGAGTGGAGTGTCGTCGAGAGCCTTGATGTGACGGAGCGCATCAAGATGCGCGCACCGGGATGGCAGCGGGACGTGGATAACTTTGCGCAGTCGGTTCGCAATCTCGCACAGTGCGGCATACGAACAGTGGCATACAACTGGATGCCGCTGTTCAGCTGGATGAGGACGCATCTGCATGAGCCTGCGCCGAAGGGCGGCTTTACGACGCGCTTCAGTGCGACGGCATTTGCCGCGTTTGATCTGTTCATGCTGAAGCGCAAGAGCGCGGAGGAGGAATGGGGCGAGGATGCGATCGCCTCGGCCCATGCGTACTTCAAACGCCTCTCACCGGCCGAGAGGGAGACACTGTGCGAGACGATCCTCGCCGGACTGCCGGGAGGGCATCATCGGCTGACGCTCAAGCAGACCGAGGAGATGCTGCGCGGCTATGCAGGGATTTCGCGAGAGGATGTGCGCGGGACGCTGGCGGAGTTTCTTGAGCGTGTCTGCCCGGTCGCGGAGGAGTGCGGCGTAAGGCTGTGCATTCATCCGGATGATCCGCCACGTGCGCTGCTAGGGCTGCCGAGGATCGTGAGCACGGCGGATGATCTGCGATGGATTCTGGAGCAGCATGACGGCGATGCGAACTCACTGACCTTCTGCACGGGAGCGCTTGGGGTTCGCGCAGACAACGATTTGCGAGCGATGGTTGCGGAGTTTGCGCCGCGGATTGGTTTTTTGCACTTGCGTTCGACGGAGCGGGATCCGGAGATAATTGCAGGCATAGAATCATTCTTCGAGGTCGCACACCTGGAGGGCCAGGCGGATTTGATTGGCATCGCGATCGAAATCATGCGAGAGGTGCGCCGGCGCGAGTTGGGCGGCGACGAGCGCACTCTGCCATTTCGTGCGGATCATGGACAGGAGCTTTTGAACGACCGTGAACGCGGTGCGGCGCCAGGGTATCCGGCGGTGGGACGTTTGCGTGGCCTGGCGGAGTTGCGCGGGGCCTTTACTATGGCTGAACGATGGATGACGAAAGTTGAGCAGGAATGCAGAATTCCCTGA
- a CDS encoding PEP-CTERM sorting domain-containing protein: MKKSILAIALALVTAALSMPAAYADTINLTINDPSQSVGTAGGTLYYDATVTAPSTNSALVYLNGDSYSLAGALMLDDSPFLLNFPLDLAPGQSYTGNLFAVMVPADSSIGLYDGSFQILGGSTDSDDPVLSSANFITAVSPEPASLFLFGTGLIGAFALYRRMRLSDAGTLSEDI; encoded by the coding sequence ATGAAGAAGTCCATCCTCGCAATTGCTCTCGCTCTGGTCACGGCAGCGTTGTCGATGCCAGCAGCTTATGCCGACACCATCAACCTCACCATCAATGACCCTTCGCAATCGGTAGGAACGGCCGGAGGGACGCTCTACTACGATGCCACCGTTACGGCGCCCAGCACAAATTCCGCACTGGTTTATTTGAATGGCGATAGCTACTCGCTGGCTGGAGCTTTGATGCTCGATGACTCGCCGTTTCTATTAAACTTTCCTCTGGACCTGGCTCCAGGGCAAAGCTATACGGGTAACTTGTTCGCGGTCATGGTTCCTGCGGATTCATCCATCGGCCTCTACGATGGATCGTTTCAGATCCTGGGCGGTTCTACCGACAGCGATGACCCGGTGCTGAGTAGCGCCAACTTTATCACTGCGGTGTCCCCGGAACCGGCAAGTCTGTTCCTCTTCGGGACTGGTTTGATCGGAGCGTTCGCCTTGTACCGCCGGATGCGACTGAGCGACGCCGGAACTCTGTCCGAAGATATCTGA
- a CDS encoding SMP-30/gluconolactonase/LRE family protein gives MIQPHIRRLAATQDICGEGCVWHPQQNAVYWTDINRRLLHRCLLASGSIESWAFDQPVTAVALTTDQNLLALILGGRIVLWDSRTHQETDILFRLPGWPALRCNDARVDPAGVLWFGTMQNNVQPDGSTAQVTAWEGALYSLASGSEAKQWQSGFGIVNTLAWSPNCETMYFGDTLANCLYRGSFDPVRSLLANREVFFADFPRGLPDGSSIDAEGYLWNCRFGGACIVRIAPDGSIAGIIETPVRNPTTCAFAASDASTLLFTSAADAAQPNELEGSLFSFETSVRGTFSTPLRL, from the coding sequence ATGATTCAGCCTCACATTCGCCGCCTCGCCGCAACGCAAGACATCTGCGGTGAAGGCTGCGTCTGGCATCCGCAGCAGAACGCCGTCTACTGGACAGATATCAACCGCCGCCTGCTCCATCGTTGCCTGCTCGCGAGCGGCAGCATCGAAAGCTGGGCCTTCGACCAGCCTGTTACCGCAGTGGCGCTCACGACGGACCAAAATCTGCTCGCGCTTATCCTTGGCGGACGCATCGTCCTCTGGGACTCCCGCACCCACCAGGAGACAGATATCCTCTTCCGCCTGCCCGGCTGGCCTGCCCTCCGCTGCAACGACGCTCGCGTCGACCCCGCTGGCGTCCTCTGGTTCGGCACCATGCAGAACAATGTGCAGCCCGACGGCTCAACCGCACAGGTCACCGCATGGGAGGGCGCGCTCTACTCGCTCGCCTCCGGCAGTGAAGCAAAGCAATGGCAAAGCGGCTTCGGAATAGTCAACACACTCGCCTGGTCGCCCAACTGCGAGACCATGTACTTTGGCGACACCCTCGCAAACTGCCTCTATCGCGGCAGCTTCGATCCCGTCCGCAGCCTCCTTGCGAATCGAGAGGTCTTCTTCGCTGATTTCCCGCGCGGACTTCCCGATGGTTCCTCGATCGACGCTGAAGGCTATCTCTGGAACTGTCGTTTCGGCGGTGCATGCATCGTTCGCATTGCGCCCGACGGCTCCATCGCCGGGATCATCGAGACGCCAGTGCGCAACCCTACCACCTGCGCCTTTGCTGCAAGCGATGCCTCGACTCTTCTCTTCACCTCTGCTGCCGATGCCGCCCAGCCCAACGAACTCGAAGGCTCTCTCTTCTCTTTCGAAACCAGCGTGCGCGGCACATTCAGTACACCGCTTCGGCTATAA
- a CDS encoding SDR family NAD(P)-dependent oxidoreductase has product MQNSLNKNALVFGGGSGIGWATARTMMDRGATVTIADVRRPAEHNHAARYIDCDVREAEQVCAAVRYATELAPLDWLIYSTGIQHYGSVVETPVEEYDLVQSINARGAFLACRSAIPQMRKGGAIVLVSSVQALACQEGVAAYAASKGTLEALTRAMAVDHAKDNIRVNAVLPGTVDTPMVRSSAEKFGGADGLEQKLQQWGENHPLGRVAHADEIANLIAFLLSDKASFITGASYRADGGLLAQLAVRL; this is encoded by the coding sequence ATGCAGAATTCCCTGAACAAGAATGCCTTGGTCTTCGGTGGAGGTTCGGGTATTGGATGGGCAACAGCCCGGACGATGATGGACCGCGGGGCAACGGTGACGATTGCCGACGTGCGCAGGCCCGCAGAGCACAATCATGCGGCACGCTACATCGACTGCGATGTGCGCGAGGCGGAGCAGGTGTGCGCAGCGGTACGTTATGCGACAGAGCTTGCTCCGCTGGACTGGCTAATCTACAGCACAGGCATTCAACACTATGGGTCTGTAGTGGAGACGCCAGTAGAGGAGTACGACCTGGTGCAGTCGATCAATGCGCGCGGTGCGTTTCTGGCTTGCCGCTCGGCGATTCCTCAGATGCGCAAAGGCGGTGCGATTGTTTTAGTGTCGTCCGTGCAGGCGCTGGCCTGCCAGGAGGGCGTGGCGGCGTATGCGGCGAGCAAAGGAACGCTGGAGGCGTTGACGCGCGCGATGGCGGTGGATCACGCGAAAGATAATATCCGCGTGAATGCAGTGCTGCCGGGAACAGTGGATACGCCGATGGTGCGCTCGTCCGCGGAGAAATTTGGGGGAGCGGACGGGCTTGAACAGAAGCTGCAGCAGTGGGGAGAGAACCATCCGCTGGGGCGCGTGGCGCATGCAGACGAGATTGCTAACCTTATTGCGTTTCTGCTGAGCGACAAGGCCTCCTTTATCACGGGGGCTTCCTATCGTGCCGATGGCGGGCTGCTGGCACAGCTTGCGGTGCGTTTATAG